In Argiope bruennichi chromosome 4, qqArgBrue1.1, whole genome shotgun sequence, a single window of DNA contains:
- the LOC129965730 gene encoding mastermind-like protein 3 isoform X1 — MGDVLTPKRQTVVDRLKRRFDLYRRHQNDCVPRYEQAANCLYENQRQDTIVLKQRFLESKAKKAKSKNDHHRTYKDTVSDGSKTQLHSKPLKRSADDSIPNTTSETTGNEDSEKASKIQRVETVADKTSVPDLLQPQQTNQQSIMPTFSVQIVQQFSQSPLHQTSQTIQTNVTVQQTLPKPQTPQSVANNPKQPDPPASAQEDMLQTAASSMGSIVPNIECKQEQDTGEPDLCQYKNNSQASNNSGGSVGDRLSDTFPSIEFTDESGENVIHPDLLNDLIEDVFTNSGDIMKDFNFEDSVGSLKDQEDTSKDIMDFVKGTSPNPLKSFQTDSLSFVNTPTNTHSPNGMFRNIPVTSETPISSVSPSPVTTTSSFFNTAATQRLPTFSNSASRPLPNGLGLEFKLTEPSPAALTLKQMAEQHQNMQQKQQQQQQLVSPSITNRPQPFNQNTFNPHMNSLRPSFINGPTPTIQNSSPKMQNSNSNLFSTFDLTLNNFPGDESSSTYPGCDPISPNNMFSPEMRPRNSTGIVDPLQMKMAGHPIEQQQNPPAYGATRPLTHFADNSSVRHQSLVNSQQQQQQQQQPQHPIGRQFQSNPGMQMQMNQVQQMQPRQQNPQQLQQNPRDIKQQQQQQQHSVMQQHLNVYRNYAPQQPVSNPTYHVSMSQSLTFSAPFNTNTSINRPPPEYKAAHHRNVMPENMHLVEQLNAPSQVLFNQTTKNKYSKQQPQRPPNVTITPDGSAISSSHDWRNSVMNNSNQQQQNQFRMSPFSTQDSYNNLNANGPTNVTVPLSPMYNQYRMPGNQNMPNRLVRPNRIPQGPMIMQQRQRMMIPPRTRNPTMPTMEQHTSMTMNSNAITSNNVLGPMYSEPQEIERQDGNPLNFDFLDNIESTASDLLNFDQVMQGPPFPILDDMDILGK, encoded by the exons CACTCCAAGCCTTTGAAAAGAAGTGCCGATGATTCTATTCCTAATACAACTTCCGAAACAACGGGTAATGAAGACTCtgaaaaggcatccaaaatacaacGGGTGGAAACGGTGGCGGACAAGACTTCAGTTCCGGATCTATTGCAGCCCCAGCAGACGAACCAACAGTCCATCATGCCCACATTTTCCGTGCAAATCGTGCAACAATTCTCCCAATCTCCTCTTCATCAAACATCACAAACTATTCAAACCAATGTCACAGTTCAGCAGACATTGCCCAAACCTCAGACACCCCAGTCTGTTGCGAACAACCCCAAACAACCAGATCCGCCAGCTTCAGCTCAAGAAGACATGCTTCAAACAGCAGCATCTTCTATGGGGAGTATTGTCCCTAACATCGAATGCAAGCAAGAACAGGACACTGGGGAGCCAGATCTGTGCCAGTATAAAAACAATAGCCAAGCTTCGAACAACAGTGGAGGAAGTGTTGGAGATCGCCTGTCCGATACTTTCCCCAGTATAGAATTCACTGACGAATCAGGCGAAAATGTGATTCATCCAGATCTTCTCAATGATCTTATTGAGGATGTGTTCACCAACTCTGGGGATATCATGAAGGATTTCAATTTTGAGGATAGTGTAGGAAGTTTGAAGGACCAAGAGGACACTTCAAAAGACATTATGGATTTTGTGAAGGGAACTTCCCCTAATCCATTGAAATCATTCCAAACCGATAGTCTGTCTTTTGTTAACACGCCAACAAACACGCATTCGCCTAATg GTATGTTCCGAAACATTCCAGTGACCAGTGAAACCCCCATCAGCTCAGTATCGCCATCGCCTGTCACTACAACGTCCTCCTTCTTCAACACTGCTGCAACTCAAAGACTGCCCACGTTCTCCAATTCTGCGAGTAGACCCTTGCCCAATGGACTCGGTTTGGAATTCAAGCTGACAGAACCCAGTCCCGCTGCTCTAACACTGAAGCAGATGGCTGAACAGCATCAGAATATGCAA CAAAAACAGCAACAACAGCAGCAGTTGGTCAGTCCATCTATTACAAACAGACCTCAGCCTTTTAACCAGAACACTTTCAACCCTCATATGAATTCTCTTCGACCCAGCTTTATTAATGGACCCACTCCAACCATTCAGAACAGCAGTCCGAAGATGCAGAATTCTAACTCGAATCTCTTCAGCACTTTCGACCTTACCCTTAACAACTTTCCTGGTGACGAATCATCATCTACTTACCCTGGTTGTGATCCCATCAGCCCCAACAACATGTTTTCGCCGGAAATGCGGCCAAGAAATTCTACTGGTATCGTGGATCCCTTGCAGATGAAGATGGCTGGTCATCCCATAGAACAACAGCAAAACCCTCCTGCTTATGGTGCTACTCGACCATTGACCCACTTTGCCGACAATTCTTCCGTCAGGCATCAGAGTTTGGTTAACAGTCAGCaacagcagcagcaacaacaacaaccacAACACCCAATCGGTAGACAATTCCAGAGCAATCCTGGAATGCAGATGCAGATGAATCAGGTTCAACAAATGCAACCAAGGCAGCAAAATCCACAGCAA CTCCAGCAAAATCCACGAGACATaaagcagcagcaacaacaacaacaacattctGTAATGCAGCAGCATTTGAATGTATATAGAAATTATGCACCTCAGCAGCCTGTTAGCAACCCAACATATCATGTATCCATGTCTCAGTCGCTTACTTTCTCAGCTCCATTCAACACAAACACCAGCATTAACAGACCTCCTCCAGAGTACAAAGCAGCCCATCATCGCAATGTCATGCCTGAAAACATGCATCTAGTTGAACAACTAAATGCACCTTCGCAAGTCTTGTTCAACCAGACTACTAAGAACAAGTATTCTAAGCAGCAGCCGCAAAGACCTCCAAATGTGACCATAACTCCTGATGGCTCTGCTATTAGCTCTTCACATGATTGGAGGAACAGTGTTATGAACAATAGCAATCAACAACAACAGAATCAATTTCGAATGAGCCCTTTTTCGACACAAGACAGCTATAATAATCTTAATGCAAATGGACCAACAAATGTCACTGTTCCATTGTCTCCTATGTATAATCAATATAGAATGCCTGGCAATCAGAATATGCCTAATCGATTGGTAAGGCCAAACAGAATACCTCAAGGTCCCATGATAATGCAGCAGAGGCAAAGGATGATGATTCCTCCTCGAACCAGAAATCCTACCATGCCTACCATGGAGCAGCATACTTCTATGACGATGAATAGTAATGCTATTACTTCAAACAATGTATTGGGGCCAATGTATTCAGAGCCGCAAGAAATCGAGAGGCAAGATGGTAATCctcttaattttgatttcttggaTAACATTGAAAGTACTGCATCAGATTTGTTGAATTTTGACCAAGTCATGCAAGGACCACCATTCCCTATTTTAGATGACATGGACATATTAGgcaaataa
- the LOC129965730 gene encoding alpha-protein kinase 1-like isoform X2, which yields MPTFSVQIVQQFSQSPLHQTSQTIQTNVTVQQTLPKPQTPQSVANNPKQPDPPASAQEDMLQTAASSMGSIVPNIECKQEQDTGEPDLCQYKNNSQASNNSGGSVGDRLSDTFPSIEFTDESGENVIHPDLLNDLIEDVFTNSGDIMKDFNFEDSVGSLKDQEDTSKDIMDFVKGTSPNPLKSFQTDSLSFVNTPTNTHSPNGMFRNIPVTSETPISSVSPSPVTTTSSFFNTAATQRLPTFSNSASRPLPNGLGLEFKLTEPSPAALTLKQMAEQHQNMQQKQQQQQQLVSPSITNRPQPFNQNTFNPHMNSLRPSFINGPTPTIQNSSPKMQNSNSNLFSTFDLTLNNFPGDESSSTYPGCDPISPNNMFSPEMRPRNSTGIVDPLQMKMAGHPIEQQQNPPAYGATRPLTHFADNSSVRHQSLVNSQQQQQQQQQPQHPIGRQFQSNPGMQMQMNQVQQMQPRQQNPQQLQQNPRDIKQQQQQQQHSVMQQHLNVYRNYAPQQPVSNPTYHVSMSQSLTFSAPFNTNTSINRPPPEYKAAHHRNVMPENMHLVEQLNAPSQVLFNQTTKNKYSKQQPQRPPNVTITPDGSAISSSHDWRNSVMNNSNQQQQNQFRMSPFSTQDSYNNLNANGPTNVTVPLSPMYNQYRMPGNQNMPNRLVRPNRIPQGPMIMQQRQRMMIPPRTRNPTMPTMEQHTSMTMNSNAITSNNVLGPMYSEPQEIERQDGNPLNFDFLDNIESTASDLLNFDQVMQGPPFPILDDMDILGK from the exons ATGCCCACATTTTCCGTGCAAATCGTGCAACAATTCTCCCAATCTCCTCTTCATCAAACATCACAAACTATTCAAACCAATGTCACAGTTCAGCAGACATTGCCCAAACCTCAGACACCCCAGTCTGTTGCGAACAACCCCAAACAACCAGATCCGCCAGCTTCAGCTCAAGAAGACATGCTTCAAACAGCAGCATCTTCTATGGGGAGTATTGTCCCTAACATCGAATGCAAGCAAGAACAGGACACTGGGGAGCCAGATCTGTGCCAGTATAAAAACAATAGCCAAGCTTCGAACAACAGTGGAGGAAGTGTTGGAGATCGCCTGTCCGATACTTTCCCCAGTATAGAATTCACTGACGAATCAGGCGAAAATGTGATTCATCCAGATCTTCTCAATGATCTTATTGAGGATGTGTTCACCAACTCTGGGGATATCATGAAGGATTTCAATTTTGAGGATAGTGTAGGAAGTTTGAAGGACCAAGAGGACACTTCAAAAGACATTATGGATTTTGTGAAGGGAACTTCCCCTAATCCATTGAAATCATTCCAAACCGATAGTCTGTCTTTTGTTAACACGCCAACAAACACGCATTCGCCTAATg GTATGTTCCGAAACATTCCAGTGACCAGTGAAACCCCCATCAGCTCAGTATCGCCATCGCCTGTCACTACAACGTCCTCCTTCTTCAACACTGCTGCAACTCAAAGACTGCCCACGTTCTCCAATTCTGCGAGTAGACCCTTGCCCAATGGACTCGGTTTGGAATTCAAGCTGACAGAACCCAGTCCCGCTGCTCTAACACTGAAGCAGATGGCTGAACAGCATCAGAATATGCAA CAAAAACAGCAACAACAGCAGCAGTTGGTCAGTCCATCTATTACAAACAGACCTCAGCCTTTTAACCAGAACACTTTCAACCCTCATATGAATTCTCTTCGACCCAGCTTTATTAATGGACCCACTCCAACCATTCAGAACAGCAGTCCGAAGATGCAGAATTCTAACTCGAATCTCTTCAGCACTTTCGACCTTACCCTTAACAACTTTCCTGGTGACGAATCATCATCTACTTACCCTGGTTGTGATCCCATCAGCCCCAACAACATGTTTTCGCCGGAAATGCGGCCAAGAAATTCTACTGGTATCGTGGATCCCTTGCAGATGAAGATGGCTGGTCATCCCATAGAACAACAGCAAAACCCTCCTGCTTATGGTGCTACTCGACCATTGACCCACTTTGCCGACAATTCTTCCGTCAGGCATCAGAGTTTGGTTAACAGTCAGCaacagcagcagcaacaacaacaaccacAACACCCAATCGGTAGACAATTCCAGAGCAATCCTGGAATGCAGATGCAGATGAATCAGGTTCAACAAATGCAACCAAGGCAGCAAAATCCACAGCAA CTCCAGCAAAATCCACGAGACATaaagcagcagcaacaacaacaacaacattctGTAATGCAGCAGCATTTGAATGTATATAGAAATTATGCACCTCAGCAGCCTGTTAGCAACCCAACATATCATGTATCCATGTCTCAGTCGCTTACTTTCTCAGCTCCATTCAACACAAACACCAGCATTAACAGACCTCCTCCAGAGTACAAAGCAGCCCATCATCGCAATGTCATGCCTGAAAACATGCATCTAGTTGAACAACTAAATGCACCTTCGCAAGTCTTGTTCAACCAGACTACTAAGAACAAGTATTCTAAGCAGCAGCCGCAAAGACCTCCAAATGTGACCATAACTCCTGATGGCTCTGCTATTAGCTCTTCACATGATTGGAGGAACAGTGTTATGAACAATAGCAATCAACAACAACAGAATCAATTTCGAATGAGCCCTTTTTCGACACAAGACAGCTATAATAATCTTAATGCAAATGGACCAACAAATGTCACTGTTCCATTGTCTCCTATGTATAATCAATATAGAATGCCTGGCAATCAGAATATGCCTAATCGATTGGTAAGGCCAAACAGAATACCTCAAGGTCCCATGATAATGCAGCAGAGGCAAAGGATGATGATTCCTCCTCGAACCAGAAATCCTACCATGCCTACCATGGAGCAGCATACTTCTATGACGATGAATAGTAATGCTATTACTTCAAACAATGTATTGGGGCCAATGTATTCAGAGCCGCAAGAAATCGAGAGGCAAGATGGTAATCctcttaattttgatttcttggaTAACATTGAAAGTACTGCATCAGATTTGTTGAATTTTGACCAAGTCATGCAAGGACCACCATTCCCTATTTTAGATGACATGGACATATTAGgcaaataa